In one window of Fusobacterium perfoetens DNA:
- the rbr gene encoding rubrerythrin, whose protein sequence is MELKGTKTEKNLWTAFAGESQARNKYTYYASKAKKEGYVQIAELFETTANNEKEHAKLWFKLLHGGMPSTVENLKDAAAGENYEWTDMYATFAKEAREEGFEDIAKVMEGVAKIEKEHEERYRKLLANIENKEVFKKLDIQVWECGNCGHLHVGTEAPLVCPVCNHPQAYFRVRAVNY, encoded by the coding sequence ATGGAATTAAAAGGAACTAAAACAGAAAAAAATCTATGGACTGCTTTTGCTGGAGAATCTCAAGCAAGAAACAAATATACATATTATGCTTCTAAAGCAAAAAAAGAAGGATATGTACAAATAGCTGAATTATTTGAAACTACTGCTAACAATGAAAAAGAGCATGCTAAGCTTTGGTTCAAACTTCTTCATGGAGGAATGCCTTCTACAGTAGAAAACTTAAAAGATGCTGCTGCTGGAGAAAATTATGAGTGGACAGATATGTATGCAACTTTCGCAAAAGAAGCTAGAGAAGAAGGATTTGAAGACATAGCTAAAGTTATGGAAGGTGTTGCTAAAATAGAAAAAGAACACGAAGAAAGATATAGAAAATTATTAGCTAATATTGAAAATAAAGAAGTTTTCAAAAAATTAGATATCCAAGTTTGGGAATGTGGAAACTGTGGACACTTACACGTTGGAACTGAAGCTCCTCTAGTATGTCCAGTATGCAACCACCCACAAGCATACTTTAGAGTTAGAGCCGTTAACTATTAA
- a CDS encoding Fur family transcriptional regulator gives MKYSKQRELILNYILTHEGHPTADIIYSSLKKDNPKLSLGTVYRNLLKLVESNEIRKVSLPEQVDKFDKNLKPHAHLKCKICGSLTDISSIEIEKFIKNISIEQDIIIEKFNILFDGICKNCKNE, from the coding sequence ATGAAATATTCTAAACAAAGAGAATTAATTTTAAATTACATACTAACCCATGAAGGACATCCTACAGCTGATATAATTTATAGCTCTCTAAAAAAAGATAATCCTAAATTAAGTTTAGGTACTGTTTATAGAAATCTATTAAAATTAGTAGAATCAAACGAAATAAGAAAAGTAAGTCTTCCTGAGCAAGTAGATAAATTTGATAAAAACTTAAAACCTCATGCTCATTTAAAATGTAAAATTTGTGGAAGTTTAACTGATATTAGTAGTATAGAAATAGAAAAGTTTATAAAAAATATTTCTATAGAGCAAGATATTATTATAGAAAAATTTAATATTCTTTTTGATGGAATTTGTAAAAATTGTAAAAATGAATAA